One Corynebacterium aurimucosum genomic window, GACCTTATCGCGCAGCAGCGGCGGGATTTCATCGGAGACGAAACAGCCAGACTTGGCGTTGCCCATCACCGGGTCGCAGGCATAGAGGGCCTTGGGGTTGACCGCCTTGATGCGGTTCACAGCATCCACGATGGCACCGGCGATGTCCGGACCGCCCTGGTAGCCAGACAAGATCGCATCAATGCGCGGGAAGGCGCCGCGCTTTTCGATGCCATCCACAATCGCCGTGACCTCTTCCGCCGGGATCATCGGCCCGCCCCAATCGCCGTAACCGGTGTGGTTGGAGAAGTTCACCGTGTGGATAGGCCATACCTCATGGCCAGCGCGCTGAAGAGGAAAGACTGCTGCGGAATTGCCCACGTGGCCGAAGGTGACGTGGGACTGGATGGAGAGGATATTCATAACTCTCCATTGTGCTACGCCCCACCACGCACCTCAACGATTGGCCTTATTTAGCAAACACGCTGTCTTAGCGCGGCCGTGTCAGGCGCGGCACCAAGCCCGCGCCGGGCCACTTTAGATGCCGCCGCCGGGAACTTCCTTATCCAGCTCCGCGCGCTCGGCGGCATCCGGGAAAGCCTTCGGGCCAGAAGGCTTGGGCTGGTAGCTCACACCACGGGCCGCCAAGTCCTCATACCAGTCCGCCAGCAGCTCGTTCTGCAGGCCGAACATTTCCTTCTCTTCCGCCGCAGTGGTGTGGTCATAGCCCAGCAGGTGCAGGCAACCGTGCACGGTGAGCAGAGCCAACTCGTGGCCCAAGGAGTGGCCGGCCGCGGTGGCTTGGCGCTGCGCAAACTCTGGGCAGAGCACGATATCGCCCAGCATGGCCGGTCCGGCCTCCGCTGCGTCGGGGCGCCCGCCTGTAGCACCCGGGGTGAGCTCATCCATGGGGAAGCTCATCACGTCGGTCGGGCCTTCCAGGTCCATCCAGCGCACGTGCAGCTCCGCGATGGTGTCCAGGTCCACCGCGGTAATGGTGCACTCGGCATCCGGATTCACGTCGAGGCGGCCGAGGGCGTAGGAGCAGACGTCGATCAGCATCTCCTCGTTGACGCCGTCATAGCCGGACTCGTTGATAAACTCGATGCTCATTTCTTCTCCTCCTGCTCAACAAAATTGTCGTAGGCCTCCACGATGCGCCCGACCAGCTGGTGGCGCACCACATCAGCAGAGCCCAGCTCCGCGAAGTGAATATCCGGCACGCCCTTGAGAATGCGGCGCACCAGGCGCAGCCCGGAGACCTGGCCACCGGGCAGATCCACCTGGGAGATATCCCCGGTCACTACGATGGTGGAGCCAAAGCCCAAACGCGTCAGGAACATTTTCATCTGCGCCGGCGTGGTGTTTTGGGCCTCATCGAGGATGACGAAGGCATCGTTGAGCGTGCGGCCACGCATATAGGCCAAGGGGGCGACCTCAATGATGCCGGCTTCCATGAGCTTCGGAATCATCTCCGGGTCGATCATGTCCCGCAAAGCGTCGTAGAGCGGGCGCAGGTAGGGGTCAATCTTGTCGTTGAGTGTGCCAGGCAGAAAGCCCAGCTTCTCCCCCGCTTCCACGGCCGGGCGGGTCAAGATAATGCGGCTGACCTGCTTGGCGCGCAGGGCCTGCACCGCCTTGGCCACCGCCAGGTAGGTCTTACCGGTACCGGCCGGACCAATGCCGAAGACAATCGTGTTCTCATCAATCGCCTGCACATAGCGCGATTGCCCCACCGTCTTCGGGCGCACGGCCTTGCCGCGGCGCGAGACGATATCGGCCGCGAGCGTCTCAGACACGGAGGCCGGGGCATCCACCGTGACCAGGTCCAGGGTGTGCTTCACGGTATCGGTGCTCACCGGGTGACCGCGGCGGGCAATCGCCTCGAGTTCCTCCAGGACCTTGCGCGCGCGGGCTACCTCATAATCGGGGCCGGCGGCAGTAATGGTGGTGCCGCGGGCAAAGAGGTCCACGCCCACGAGGTTGCCCAAAACGCGCAGGTTATCGTCCGCCGGGCCGAGCACCGTGGCCAGGTAGGCGGAATCGAGATCAAACTTGGTGGTGATAATAGGCACGCCCAAAAGGCTACCAGCGCGCGGTCAGGGTGCCGATGCTGGCCAAGGCCACCATGCTTGCCGACGCCGTCCGCAACACCTCCGGCCCCAACTTGATCGCCGTCGCACCGGCGTCCTGCAGGCGGGCCAGTTCCTCCGCGCCGATGCCGCCCTCCGGCCCCACCAGTAGGTAGATGGTTCCGGCGGAGTCGAGGTCCTCCAGGTCCTTGAGCCGCACTTGAGCTTCCTCGTGAAGAACCAAGGCGCGTGCACCCGAAATCTCCTGGCATAGCTGGCGGGTAGTCAGCGGGCCGCGCACCGCGGGTACGCGCACTCGGCGCGATTGCTTCGCCGCCGCCACGGCTGCAGATTCCCACTTCGCTAGCGCCTTCGGGGCCTTCTTGGCATCCCATTTGGACACGCAGCGATCCGCCTGCCAGGCGATGATCTCATCCGCCCCGGCCTGGGTAGCCAGGTCGACGGCGAGTTCGGCGCGCTCAGACTTGGGGATAGCCTGGACCACGACCACCCTCGGGGAGGGTTCGGGGAGGATCGCGAGGTCGTCGACAAGCGCGACCAGCGTGTCCTTGCCCTGCGTATCAGTGATGGTGGCGGTAGCGCGGCGCCCGGACCCATCGATCAGGACCAAGTGCTCCCCTGGGCCCATGCGCTTGACGGTGACCGCGTGGCGGCCCTCCGCACCATCGAGGCCCACCGGCTGGCTGACCTCCGCGAGGGAAAGATCCGGGTGGAGGAAGACGGGTAAAGACATTAGCGGCGGAACTTATCGCGGAAGCGGCTAAAAAGGGATTCGCCCTGGCCATCCCCGGCATGGTGGACCTCGGTGCCTCCGTGGCCGGCGGCGCGGACCTTTTCGAGGGCCTCGCGGGTCTTCTTATCCAGGTCCGTCGGGATCACCACATCCACGTGAGCGTGGAGGTTGCCGAATCCGTCGGTGCGCAGGCGCGGCATGCCCTTGCCCTGGAGGGTGATGGATTCGCCCGGCTGGGTGCCCGGCGCGATATCGATGGTGAGCTCCTCGCCGTCGAGCTGCTCGACGGTGCAGGAAGAGCCCAGAGCTGCATCCACCATGGGCACGCGCACGGTCAGGTGCAGGTCATCAGCATTGCGCTCGAAAACGGGGTGCGGCTCGGTGTGTACCTCGACGTAGAGGTCACCAGCGGGGCCGCCGCCGTGGCCGACCTCGCCCTGGGAAGCCATGCGGATGCGCATGCCATCACCAATGCCGGCGGGGATGTTCACCGTAATATCGCGGCGCTTGCGCACGCGGCCATCGCCACCGCAGTGGCCGCAGGGATCGGTGACTACTTCGCCGAAGCCATAGCACTTCGGGCAATCGCGGGTAGTCATCATGTTGCCCAGCATGCTGCGCTGGACCTCCTGAACCTGGCCCATACCGCCACAGTGATCACAGGTCACCGGCTTGGACTTGGACTCAGAACCAGAGCCCTCACAACGGTCACAGACCACGGCGGTATCGACCTTGACCTGCTGCTTCACTCCGCTATAAGCCTCTTCGAGGGTAATCGTGGTGCGCAGCAGCGCGTCATCGCCGGGCTGCACACGGGAACGCGGGCCGCGGGAGGCTGCTCCCCCGCCGAAGAACTCGGCGAAGATATCCCCGAGGCCGCCGCCACCGAAACCACCAAAGCCGCCGCCCTGGGCCGCGCGCTCCTCCATGGGGTCACCACCCATGTCCACAACCCGGCGCTTCTGCGGATCCAGCAGAACCTCCTGTGCAAGGGAAGCCTCGCGGAACTTCTCCGCGGCCTCCTCATCGCCCGGGTTCACATCCGGGTGGTACTTGCGCGCCAGCTTGCGGTAAGCCTTCTTAATCTCGGCGTCGGACGCCGACTTTTCTACACCAAGAATGCCGTAGTAGTCACGAGCCACGTACTGTCATCCTTCTATATCTCGTTGATACTAAATCTAATCCGACGGGCCAGCTTACTCGCCCGCCAAAATTTCACTCACATAGCGTGCAACGGCAGAGACCTTGGAGATTGTTCCCGAATAATCCATATATGTCGGCCCCACCACACCAAGCCCGCCGAGTGCTGCAGCCTCCGAGCCGGTGCCGAATCCATAGCGCGTGGCCACGACGGAGGTTTGGCGCAGCTCATCGGCTTCATTTTCCTCACCAATGGAGACTGATACGTTGCCCAAGTCTGGCACGCGGGCCAGCAATTTCAGCACCACGACCTGCTCTTCAAGAGCTTCGATGATAGAGGGCAAACCCTCGGTCAGGGCCACGCGGGTGAGATTGGACGTACCCGCCATGATCAGGCGATCGGAGGGCTGCTCCACGAGGGTCTCAATCAGCGTCGTCGCCGCCTTGAGGAGGTGGGGGCGGATATCGGCCGGGGAGTCGTCGACAAGCGCGGCCAGCTCCACCGAGGCTTCCGTGAGCGTCTTGCCCTCCAGGGCGGTGTTGAGGATATCGCGCAGGCGGTGGGTCTGCTCGGGGTCGATGACATCATCGAGCTCCACATTGCGCTGATCGACGCGCCCATTATCCGTAATCAACACCAAGAGCAGACGCACCGGTGAGAGTGCCACGACCTCGCAGTGCTTCACGCGGGAGACCTTGAGGTTAGGCATCTGCACGACGGCCGCTTGCTTAGTTACCTGGGCCAACAGCTGGACAGAGCGGCGCAGCACGTCTTCCAAATCCACGCCGCCCTCGAGGAAGGTGAGCATGGCGCGGCGCTCGGCCTTGGAAAGCGGCTTAACATCGTGCAGCGTATCGACGAACTGGCGGTAGCCCTTCTGCGTGGGCACGCGCCCGGAGCTGGCGTGCTCTTGGGCGATGAGGCCTTCGGCTTCGAGCACGGCCATGTCATTGCGAATCGTCGCCGAGGACACGCCCAGCTGGTAGCGCTCGAGCAGGGCCTTGGAGCCGACGGGCGATTGCGAGGCGATGTAGTCCGCGACGATGGCGCGCAGGACCTCTTGGCGGCGGGCATCGGTGGAGCTAGACATGTCTTTAAGGCTATCCGTCCTGGCGGGCGATGAAGTCGTCAAAATTTGGCACAGTGTAGCTCACCCTGCCGTGTTCTGGAGCATAGATCAACCCTTTACTAATGAGCTTGGCTCGCACAGGACCCAATTTCTTCGTGTCTTTACCTAAGATGTCCGCGATGTCCTTGCTCGAGATTTCCACTCCGCCAACCTTCGCCATCGCGGTCAAGTAGTCCCGCTCAGCTGGAGTAGCGCGATCCCACCTGGCTTGGAAAAACCCGCGGTCCAACTGCTCAATTCCAAGCCGCGCGGCGCGTCGAGCTGCATCGGAATCCATAGGTGAAGTTCGCGCAGTGCGCCACATTTGTGCACCAAATTCCTGGATGAAATACGGATACTGCCCCGATACATTTGCTAGATATTCAACTGCTTCATCGTCAAATTCCACATTCTGTGTCCGCGCAGGTTCACGGAAGGCGGCAAGTGCGGCATACATTTCGAGCCTGCCAATTTGGTGCACCTCGAACATTCGCTCTGCATAAGAGCGGGACTCCGCCAGAATCCCTGGCAGACTCGGAAGCCCAGCACCAATAATGTAAAAAGGCAAGCCCAGCTGCCCTGCTTCATGTTGTGCAGAAATGAGCGCTTCGAGCAGCTCTTCATCGAGGTCTTGCATTTCGTCGATGAAGATTCCTAAAGCTTTATCCTCCTTAAGGAGCGTCGTAGTGATGGCCTCGATCACATCGTGCAGATCAAGCTCAAGGTTTCCTGTTGCCGGAGGAATGTCTCCTACTTCAACTCCAAGGTCAATAATGCTTTGTCCTACCGAGAGCGAAAAGGATTTTACGGCCGCAGCAATAAAGTTAAAACCCTCAGATACCTTGGCTTTCGTTCGGTAACGCAAAGAGGCCTTGGCTAAACCTTGTGCTAGAGCACGGCGTGCTCCTTCTCGTCCACGTGCCCCCTGCGAAGCCTCAAACTTAATCGTTAGCCAGTCGGCTTGGTCAGCCTTCCTTTTTAATTGGTTGAGCAGCACGGTCTTACCCACTCCACGCAAGCCAACGAGCAGCATTGGACGGCCAAGCAATCCGTTCTGGACGCGTTTGACAAGATTGTCAAACGCATGAAGGTCTCTCTCGCGCCCAGTAAGAACTGTCGGCGCGATGCCCGAGCCAGGAGTGTAGGGGTTTAAGGCATCATCCATGCCACTAATACTAGCAATATCGAGAGCGACTAACAGGTTTCTCGACGTAGAGAAAGAAACTAACACCGACTAACGCCGCTATCAAACTTTCCGACGAAAGGAGAAAAACTAACAAATTCCCAGCGGGGCTAACTTTAAGTCACTATGTCTCCTCGGTATCGAAAGGCCAAGGCTTGGCCACTTCTTCGCGGCTTCGCGGTTGCATCACACAGATGGTTCTACTCAGATGGCTCAGGTCATACGGTTTACCTGCCCCCAAACGAACCTTCTAGCAGCCTAAGGAAGGTTTGCTTACCCCCAAACGAACCTTCCGACCGGAGCCTTTCCACTGGAACCATGTGCAGAAGGCAGGGCAGGCCACGATCAGGGTACGGCCGCTAATGAGCCAGCTGA contains:
- the ybeY gene encoding rRNA maturation RNase YbeY — encoded protein: MSIEFINESGYDGVNEEMLIDVCSYALGRLDVNPDAECTITAVDLDTIAELHVRWMDLEGPTDVMSFPMDELTPGATGGRPDAAEAGPAMLGDIVLCPEFAQRQATAAGHSLGHELALLTVHGCLHLLGYDHTTAAEEKEMFGLQNELLADWYEDLAARGVSYQPKPSGPKAFPDAAERAELDKEVPGGGI
- a CDS encoding 16S rRNA (uracil(1498)-N(3))-methyltransferase, which encodes MSLPVFLHPDLSLAEVSQPVGLDGAEGRHAVTVKRMGPGEHLVLIDGSGRRATATITDTQGKDTLVALVDDLAILPEPSPRVVVVQAIPKSERAELAVDLATQAGADEIIAWQADRCVSKWDAKKAPKALAKWESAAVAAAKQSRRVRVPAVRGPLTTRQLCQEISGARALVLHEEAQVRLKDLEDLDSAGTIYLLVGPEGGIGAEELARLQDAGATAIKLGPEVLRTASASMVALASIGTLTARW
- the hrcA gene encoding heat-inducible transcriptional repressor HrcA, with product MSSSTDARRQEVLRAIVADYIASQSPVGSKALLERYQLGVSSATIRNDMAVLEAEGLIAQEHASSGRVPTQKGYRQFVDTLHDVKPLSKAERRAMLTFLEGGVDLEDVLRRSVQLLAQVTKQAAVVQMPNLKVSRVKHCEVVALSPVRLLLVLITDNGRVDQRNVELDDVIDPEQTHRLRDILNTALEGKTLTEASVELAALVDDSPADIRPHLLKAATTLIETLVEQPSDRLIMAGTSNLTRVALTEGLPSIIEALEEQVVVLKLLARVPDLGNVSVSIGEENEADELRQTSVVATRYGFGTGSEAAALGGLGVVGPTYMDYSGTISKVSAVARYVSEILAGE
- a CDS encoding ATP-binding protein; the protein is MDDALNPYTPGSGIAPTVLTGRERDLHAFDNLVKRVQNGLLGRPMLLVGLRGVGKTVLLNQLKRKADQADWLTIKFEASQGARGREGARRALAQGLAKASLRYRTKAKVSEGFNFIAAAVKSFSLSVGQSIIDLGVEVGDIPPATGNLELDLHDVIEAITTTLLKEDKALGIFIDEMQDLDEELLEALISAQHEAGQLGLPFYIIGAGLPSLPGILAESRSYAERMFEVHQIGRLEMYAALAAFREPARTQNVEFDDEAVEYLANVSGQYPYFIQEFGAQMWRTARTSPMDSDAARRAARLGIEQLDRGFFQARWDRATPAERDYLTAMAKVGGVEISSKDIADILGKDTKKLGPVRAKLISKGLIYAPEHGRVSYTVPNFDDFIARQDG
- a CDS encoding PhoH family protein — translated: MPIITTKFDLDSAYLATVLGPADDNLRVLGNLVGVDLFARGTTITAAGPDYEVARARKVLEELEAIARRGHPVSTDTVKHTLDLVTVDAPASVSETLAADIVSRRGKAVRPKTVGQSRYVQAIDENTIVFGIGPAGTGKTYLAVAKAVQALRAKQVSRIILTRPAVEAGEKLGFLPGTLNDKIDPYLRPLYDALRDMIDPEMIPKLMEAGIIEVAPLAYMRGRTLNDAFVILDEAQNTTPAQMKMFLTRLGFGSTIVVTGDISQVDLPGGQVSGLRLVRRILKGVPDIHFAELGSADVVRHQLVGRIVEAYDNFVEQEEKK
- the dnaJ gene encoding molecular chaperone DnaJ gives rise to the protein MARDYYGILGVEKSASDAEIKKAYRKLARKYHPDVNPGDEEAAEKFREASLAQEVLLDPQKRRVVDMGGDPMEERAAQGGGFGGFGGGGLGDIFAEFFGGGAASRGPRSRVQPGDDALLRTTITLEEAYSGVKQQVKVDTAVVCDRCEGSGSESKSKPVTCDHCGGMGQVQEVQRSMLGNMMTTRDCPKCYGFGEVVTDPCGHCGGDGRVRKRRDITVNIPAGIGDGMRIRMASQGEVGHGGGPAGDLYVEVHTEPHPVFERNADDLHLTVRVPMVDAALGSSCTVEQLDGEELTIDIAPGTQPGESITLQGKGMPRLRTDGFGNLHAHVDVVIPTDLDKKTREALEKVRAAGHGGTEVHHAGDGQGESLFSRFRDKFRR